A single window of Streptomyces aquilus DNA harbors:
- a CDS encoding LysR family transcriptional regulator produces the protein MPGPVHLDPRLLRAFLAVAEELHFTRAAARLYVAQQALSRDVRRLERELGAELFVRTTRQVTLTGDGERLVPHARRVLAAQDELIAAFGQARPLLVDVNSPGLGTGSRVLRRARELAPEQELMARYESGLTGAAADILAGRLDVSFGRFAGLDPALRSGLDHLLVRLEPMAVVLPEDHRLAALDAVPLAELAGEEVYAGAGNPRTPEWTDLARHLFEGRGIEVASPAPMAVGHEEFQRIMAKTRTPILAVVDFPAMPSTVLRPLIDPVPLSPVSLVWRKGLVHPGFDALRRAAVELAAAEGWLNRPADGWFPAIDKAVENVHK, from the coding sequence ATGCCCGGACCCGTCCATCTCGATCCCCGTCTGCTGCGCGCCTTCCTCGCCGTCGCCGAGGAACTGCACTTCACCCGCGCCGCGGCCAGGCTCTACGTCGCCCAGCAGGCGCTCAGCCGTGATGTACGGCGGCTGGAGCGGGAGTTGGGTGCCGAGCTCTTCGTGCGGACCACCCGGCAGGTCACGCTGACCGGCGACGGGGAGCGGCTGGTGCCGCACGCGCGCCGGGTGCTCGCGGCGCAGGACGAGCTGATCGCCGCCTTCGGACAGGCTCGGCCGCTGCTCGTCGACGTCAACTCGCCGGGGCTCGGCACCGGGAGCCGGGTGTTGCGGCGGGCCCGCGAACTCGCCCCCGAGCAGGAGCTGATGGCCCGCTACGAGAGCGGTCTGACGGGCGCGGCGGCCGATATCCTCGCCGGTCGTCTCGATGTGTCGTTCGGCCGGTTCGCCGGGCTGGACCCGGCGCTGCGCTCGGGTCTCGACCATCTGCTTGTCCGTCTCGAACCCATGGCCGTCGTGCTGCCCGAGGACCACCGGCTGGCGGCGCTGGACGCGGTGCCGCTGGCCGAGCTGGCCGGCGAGGAGGTGTACGCCGGGGCCGGGAATCCCCGGACGCCCGAGTGGACCGACCTCGCCCGGCACCTGTTCGAGGGACGCGGGATCGAGGTGGCGTCACCCGCGCCGATGGCGGTCGGTCACGAGGAGTTCCAAAGGATCATGGCGAAGACGAGGACCCCGATTCTCGCCGTGGTGGACTTTCCGGCCATGCCGTCGACCGTGTTGCGCCCGTTGATCGATCCCGTGCCGCTGTCGCCGGTGTCCCTGGTGTGGCGAAAGGGGCTGGTGCACCCCGGTTTCGATGCTCTTCGGCGTGCGGCGGTCGAGCTGGCGGCGGCGGAGGGGTGGCTGAACCGGCCCGCCGATGGGTGGTTTCCGGCCATCGACAAGGCGGTCGAAAATGTCCACAAGTGA
- a CDS encoding MFS transporter encodes MPQPTHRPLFTTTGETLVIADFTPRPPRAPGPYRRLFTHPGTRAFTAGNLLARLPMGMFSVSAVVMIAGTRGSYALAGAVTATGLAATAVLAPFTARLIDRHGQARVAVPATLLAALGSLALLLCVRYDAPVWTLFAAYAATATTPNIGGMSRARWAHLLKGDDTSLHTANSFEQAADELCFMLGPVLAALLCGTLFPEAGTLVAAALLVTGMLLFTAQRATEPPVQEQTRTKAPLRAPGMPPLLLCCLAMGAVFGSMEVVTIAFADARGHASAAGVVLGLQAAGSCAAGLAFGALKPHGRPETRQPWCLAAMTALLTLPLLTAATTGSLLLLAGALLIAGMATAPTMVTTMTLVQDRTPTGRLNEGMTLAVTGLLGGIAAGSAAGGWITEHLSATAAYGVPLTAASLALMISLTATP; translated from the coding sequence ATGCCGCAACCGACCCACCGCCCGCTCTTCACCACCACCGGCGAAACCCTGGTCATCGCCGACTTCACCCCCCGCCCACCCCGCGCACCCGGCCCCTACCGCCGCCTCTTCACCCACCCCGGCACCCGCGCCTTCACCGCCGGCAACCTGCTGGCCCGGCTCCCCATGGGCATGTTCAGCGTGAGCGCGGTCGTCATGATCGCCGGGACGCGGGGGTCGTACGCCCTCGCCGGCGCCGTCACCGCGACGGGCCTCGCGGCGACGGCCGTACTGGCCCCCTTCACCGCCCGCCTCATCGACCGCCACGGCCAGGCCCGCGTCGCCGTACCGGCCACGCTCCTCGCGGCCCTCGGCTCACTCGCCCTCCTCCTTTGCGTGCGCTACGACGCCCCGGTCTGGACCCTGTTCGCCGCGTACGCCGCCACCGCCACGACCCCCAACATCGGCGGCATGTCCCGGGCCCGCTGGGCCCACCTCCTCAAGGGCGACGACACGTCCCTGCACACCGCGAACTCCTTCGAACAGGCCGCCGACGAACTCTGCTTCATGCTGGGCCCGGTGCTCGCGGCCCTGCTGTGCGGAACCCTCTTCCCGGAGGCGGGCACGCTGGTCGCGGCCGCACTGCTGGTGACGGGCATGCTCCTGTTCACGGCCCAGCGCGCGACGGAACCGCCGGTCCAGGAACAGACCCGCACGAAGGCACCGCTACGGGCGCCGGGAATGCCCCCGCTCCTTCTCTGCTGCCTGGCCATGGGCGCGGTGTTCGGCTCCATGGAGGTCGTCACGATCGCGTTCGCGGACGCGCGCGGCCATGCGTCGGCGGCCGGGGTCGTCCTCGGCCTTCAGGCTGCGGGGTCGTGCGCGGCGGGCCTGGCGTTCGGCGCACTGAAACCGCACGGCCGACCCGAGACCCGCCAGCCGTGGTGCCTGGCCGCGATGACGGCCCTCCTGACCCTGCCCCTGCTGACGGCGGCCACCACGGGCTCCCTGCTCCTCCTCGCGGGCGCCTTGCTGATCGCGGGCATGGCAACGGCTCCGACGATGGTCACCACGATGACACTGGTCCAGGACCGCACGCCGACAGGCCGCCTGAACGAGGGCATGACTCTCGCGGTGACGGGCTTGCTGGGCGGCATAGCAGCGGGCAGCGCGGCAGGCGGCTGGATCACCGAGCACCTATCGGCAACGGCGGCATACGGCGTACCGCTCACAGCAGCGTCCCTCGCCTTGATGATTTCGCTGACAGCGACGCCCTGA
- a CDS encoding cytochrome P450: protein MAMTTEAREAPTVTANPVLGSMNDLLTDPLGTYERARRDHGDVVRFRAGPPGLRADIYAVFSAEGAQQVLAGQAANFRKDNVFYEELRGSIGNGLLTSQDETYLRQRRLVQPLFTRRRVDGYAGQVAAEGTALAREWRERDGGVVELVAEMHRFALRMVGRILFGTDMEKAFDVVERTLPPLQAYSLKRGLSPVKPPRSWPTPANRRAARLQGELFALCDEIIASRRGGGGGVDDLASRRGGGGGVDDLASRRGGGGTSDDLASLLVHARNAEDGSLDADELREQVLIFLVAGHETTATALAFALHLLARHPDEQRRVQEEVDEVLGGGRVPTAADMAALPRLTRVVKEAMRLYPSAPVIGRRAVGDASIDGVRIPAGADVIVCPWVTHRHPAYWAEPERFDPDRFLAEAEAGRPRYAWFPFGGGPRACIGQHFSMLESVLGMAVLLRDFTFEDVEAGEVPVGAEVTLRARGAARVRISSRG, encoded by the coding sequence AGGCGCGCGAAGCGCCGACAGTGACCGCGAACCCCGTGCTGGGTTCGATGAACGACCTGCTCACAGACCCGCTCGGCACCTACGAACGGGCCCGCCGCGACCACGGTGACGTGGTGCGCTTCCGGGCCGGGCCGCCGGGCCTGCGGGCGGACATCTACGCCGTCTTCTCGGCGGAGGGCGCACAGCAGGTGCTGGCCGGGCAGGCCGCGAACTTCCGCAAGGACAACGTTTTCTACGAGGAGTTGCGCGGCTCCATCGGCAACGGGCTGCTCACCAGCCAGGACGAGACGTATCTGCGGCAACGCCGGCTGGTGCAGCCGCTGTTCACCCGGCGGCGGGTGGACGGATACGCCGGGCAGGTCGCGGCCGAAGGGACGGCACTGGCCCGGGAGTGGCGCGAGCGGGACGGGGGTGTCGTCGAACTCGTCGCCGAGATGCACCGGTTCGCGTTGCGGATGGTCGGGCGGATCCTGTTCGGCACGGACATGGAGAAGGCGTTCGACGTCGTCGAGCGCACGCTGCCGCCGCTCCAGGCGTACTCGCTCAAGCGGGGCCTGTCCCCGGTCAAGCCGCCCCGTTCCTGGCCCACCCCGGCCAACCGCCGGGCGGCCCGGCTGCAAGGCGAGCTGTTCGCGCTGTGCGACGAGATCATCGCCAGCCGGCGGGGTGGCGGGGGCGGGGTGGACGACCTCGCCAGTCGGCGGGGTGGCGGGGGCGGGGTGGACGACCTCGCCAGTCGGCGGGGCGGCGGGGGCACGTCGGACGACCTCGCCAGTTTGCTGGTGCACGCCCGCAACGCCGAGGACGGCAGCCTCGACGCCGACGAACTACGGGAGCAGGTGCTGATCTTTCTGGTCGCCGGGCACGAGACGACCGCCACGGCGCTGGCGTTCGCCCTGCACCTCCTCGCCCGGCATCCGGACGAGCAGCGGCGGGTTCAGGAGGAGGTCGACGAAGTGCTGGGTGGGGGGCGGGTGCCGACGGCCGCGGACATGGCGGCGCTGCCCCGGCTCACCAGGGTGGTCAAGGAGGCGATGCGGTTGTATCCGTCGGCGCCGGTGATCGGACGGCGGGCGGTCGGCGACGCGTCGATCGACGGCGTGCGGATTCCTGCCGGGGCCGACGTGATCGTCTGTCCGTGGGTCACTCATCGGCATCCCGCGTACTGGGCCGAGCCGGAGCGGTTCGATCCGGACCGGTTCCTGGCGGAGGCGGAGGCCGGGCGGCCGCGGTATGCGTGGTTCCCGTTCGGGGGCGGGCCGCGGGCTTGTATCGGGCAGCACTTCTCGATGCTGGAGTCGGTGTTGGGGATGGCTGTCTTGCTGCGTGACTTCACGTTCGAGGATGTGGAGGCGGGGGAGGTGCCGGTGGGGGCTGAGGTGACGTTGAGGGCCAGGGGGGCGGCGCGGGTGCGGATCAGTTCGCGGGGGTGA